In 'Nostoc azollae' 0708, the following are encoded in one genomic region:
- a CDS encoding photosystem II S4 domain protein gives MLPRKELLRGVENRDSIARVIDQAEQAIKTWEVVLTDFLSPPELAEIQRVFSRLTDVHLVAWGGYPQAERQRVTIARSELPLDQSQVAITALEIVGNFLFDTATHRDFLGAILGTGIVREKTGDIMVLGERGAQVIVVPELTEFLEMSLKQVRSVPVKTQPIDINELKIREPKKKELTTVEASLRLDAIASAGFGMSRSKMVDLIDSGDVRVNWKEITQASSQLKTGDLIAIPGKGRLEVGEITVTKKDRYRMQLTRYM, from the coding sequence ATGTTACCCAGAAAAGAACTTTTAAGAGGTGTTGAAAATCGTGATAGTATAGCTCGGGTGATTGACCAGGCAGAGCAAGCTATAAAGACCTGGGAAGTGGTTTTAACTGATTTTTTGTCTCCGCCAGAGTTAGCAGAAATTCAACGGGTGTTTAGTCGATTAACAGATGTGCATTTGGTAGCTTGGGGTGGATATCCTCAAGCTGAACGTCAAAGAGTGACGATCGCACGTTCTGAATTACCCTTAGATCAATCTCAAGTTGCAATCACCGCTTTAGAAATTGTCGGTAACTTTCTGTTTGATACTGCAACTCACCGCGATTTTTTAGGGGCGATCTTGGGGACGGGAATTGTTCGAGAAAAGACTGGAGATATTATGGTTTTGGGAGAAAGGGGAGCGCAAGTAATTGTAGTCCCGGAACTAACAGAATTTTTGGAGATGAGTTTGAAACAGGTGCGTTCTGTTCCAGTAAAAACTCAACCCATTGATATCAATGAGTTAAAAATCCGCGAACCGAAAAAGAAAGAATTGACGACTGTAGAAGCTTCTTTAAGATTAGATGCGATCGCATCAGCCGGTTTTGGGATGTCTCGTAGCAAAATGGTTGATTTAATCGACTCCGGTGATGTGCGTGTGAATTGGAAAGAAATCACTCAAGCTAGTTCCCAACTGAAAACCGGAGATTTAATTGCCATTCCCGGTAAAGGACGTTTAGAAGTTGGTGAAATTACCGTTACTAAAAAAGACCGTTACCGCATGCAATTAACTAGATATATGTAG
- the ptsP gene encoding phosphoenolpyruvate--protein phosphotransferase, with protein MVGIVIVSHSKQLVLGVQELAAQMVQGQVPLAVAAGIDDPENPLGTDAIKVYEAIASVFSDHGVLVLMDLGSALISAEMALEFLPPEQRDHVYLCAAPLVEGAIAATIAAATGVSIQQVMAEAQGALVAKETQLGLISSPLSTVSRQPTNNSEIPTNEIRLKVRNRLGLHARLSAQFVATASKFQAQIRVQNLTRNTEPVRGDSINQVATLGVRQGHELLITATGVDAQEALKALQKLIINNFGEDDSIVGLTPPPQEFTPPTQGELWGIAASPGIVIAPLVHYQSTAVACTEYHIENVNVEWQRLQTAIQIAKQEIATLLSHTSIQIGDAEAAIFDAHLLFLADPVMLEAVRQHIVEERLNGEVAWQAVVDEVANSYRKLEDSYLQERVDDVVDVGQRVLRILLGNAPTDLELTEPSIVVGIDLSPSDTVKLDPSKVMGICMTSGSATSHSAIIARTLGIPAVLGIDAQVLNLQSGTLMALDGESGKVWVAPATETLDRLEAKRETWKIAQAEARKLAHQPAVTRDGCYIKVLANIGSITDAELAVNHGAEGVGLLRTEFLYLDRTSAPTEEEQLKVYQAITQVLDKQPLIIRTLDIGGDKQLPYLSLSVTEANPFLGVRGIRFCLENPQLLKTQLRAILRASVGHNIKIMWPMIATLTELRAAKAIFNQVQEELRQAGIPFDENMNVGMMIETPAAVAIADQLARAVDFFSIGTNDLSQYVMAGDRTNPRVATLADALQPAVLRMIQRTVHAAHAANIWVGLCGEVAAETLVAPILLGLGLDELSVNPQAIAPLKRAISQLTITEAQAIANIALEQDSATSVRELVYPIG; from the coding sequence GTGGTTGGCATTGTTATTGTTTCGCACAGTAAACAATTAGTTCTAGGAGTACAAGAACTAGCTGCACAGATGGTTCAAGGACAAGTTCCCCTTGCTGTGGCAGCAGGCATTGATGATCCAGAAAATCCACTAGGTACAGATGCGATTAAGGTTTATGAAGCGATTGCCTCTGTATTCTCTGATCATGGTGTTCTCGTATTGATGGATTTAGGTAGTGCTTTAATAAGTGCGGAAATGGCACTGGAGTTTCTACCCCCTGAACAACGAGATCACGTATATCTGTGTGCAGCACCGTTAGTAGAAGGTGCTATTGCTGCGACTATCGCTGCTGCTACGGGTGTAAGTATCCAGCAAGTTATGGCGGAAGCACAAGGAGCATTAGTAGCAAAAGAAACACAACTAGGTTTAATTAGTAGTCCATTATCAACGGTCAGTCGCCAACCTACAAATAATTCCGAAATTCCCACCAACGAAATACGGTTAAAAGTCCGTAACCGCTTGGGTTTACACGCCCGTCTATCAGCCCAGTTTGTTGCCACTGCATCCAAATTTCAAGCGCAAATCAGGGTACAGAATCTAACTAGAAATACAGAACCTGTCCGGGGTGACAGTATTAACCAAGTTGCTACCTTGGGAGTACGTCAAGGACATGAATTGCTGATTACTGCCACTGGAGTTGATGCCCAGGAGGCGCTAAAAGCTTTACAGAAATTGATTATCAACAATTTTGGGGAAGATGATAGCATTGTCGGATTAACACCACCACCTCAAGAATTTACCCCACCGACCCAGGGTGAACTGTGGGGAATTGCGGCTTCTCCAGGAATTGTGATCGCCCCATTAGTTCATTATCAATCTACCGCTGTAGCTTGTACGGAATATCACATAGAAAATGTGAATGTAGAGTGGCAACGATTACAAACAGCTATTCAAATTGCTAAACAGGAAATTGCAACTTTACTCTCCCACACATCTATTCAAATTGGTGATGCGGAAGCGGCAATTTTTGATGCTCATCTCCTATTTTTAGCAGATCCTGTGATGCTAGAAGCCGTACGTCAGCATATTGTGGAAGAACGTCTCAACGGAGAAGTAGCTTGGCAAGCTGTAGTGGATGAAGTAGCAAATTCCTACCGCAAACTAGAGGATTCTTATTTACAAGAACGAGTTGACGATGTGGTTGATGTGGGACAGAGGGTATTAAGAATATTACTAGGTAATGCTCCCACTGACTTGGAACTTACAGAACCATCTATTGTAGTAGGGATAGATTTAAGTCCTTCAGATACTGTTAAGCTTGATCCAAGCAAAGTGATGGGTATTTGCATGACCTCCGGAAGTGCAACTTCCCATAGTGCTATTATCGCTCGAACCCTTGGTATTCCTGCTGTTTTGGGTATAGATGCCCAGGTCTTAAACTTGCAAAGTGGTACATTGATGGCGCTTGATGGTGAAAGTGGCAAGGTTTGGGTGGCACCAGCAACTGAGACATTAGATAGACTAGAAGCCAAGCGAGAGACTTGGAAAATTGCCCAAGCAGAAGCACGAAAGCTGGCACATCAACCAGCAGTTACTCGTGATGGTTGCTACATTAAAGTATTGGCAAATATTGGTAGTATTACGGATGCAGAATTAGCTGTAAATCATGGTGCAGAAGGTGTGGGATTACTTCGTACAGAGTTTTTGTACTTGGACAGAACAAGCGCACCTACAGAAGAGGAACAACTGAAAGTTTATCAAGCGATTACGCAAGTTTTAGATAAGCAACCGTTAATTATTCGCACTTTGGATATAGGTGGAGATAAACAACTTCCTTATTTGAGTTTGTCTGTTACAGAAGCTAACCCGTTTTTAGGTGTGCGCGGGATTCGGTTCTGTTTAGAAAATCCTCAGTTGTTGAAAACTCAGTTACGGGCGATTTTACGCGCTAGTGTAGGGCATAATATCAAAATTATGTGGCCGATGATTGCTACTTTAACAGAATTACGAGCAGCTAAGGCAATTTTCAATCAGGTACAGGAGGAACTGCGACAAGCTGGTATCCCTTTTGATGAAAATATGAATGTGGGGATGATGATAGAAACACCCGCAGCAGTAGCTATAGCTGATCAGTTAGCCAGAGCAGTTGACTTTTTCAGTATTGGTACAAATGATTTGAGTCAGTATGTTATGGCTGGCGATCGCACAAATCCTAGAGTAGCAACTTTAGCGGATGCTTTACAACCAGCGGTATTAAGAATGATTCAGCGAACTGTCCATGCTGCCCATGCTGCTAATATTTGGGTAGGACTATGTGGAGAAGTAGCAGCAGAAACCTTAGTTGCACCCATTTTATTAGGTTTGGGATTAGATGAATTGAGTGTCAATCCTCAAGCAATCGCCCCGCTAAAACGGGCAATATCACAGCTAACAATCACAGAAGCACAAGCTATAGCCAATATAGCATTAGAACAAGATTCTGCAACTAGTGTCAGAGAGTTAGTTTATCCTATTGGGTAA
- a CDS encoding winged helix-turn-helix domain-containing protein → MLSQLISKLESPQGFSSYRQIVEWLEQEWHVQVKYKTVYSLVSYKLGAKLKVPRPISSSQDEQAINLFKKTSPLPW, encoded by the coding sequence ATGCTATCACAACTAATATCAAAGTTAGAATCCCCCCAAGGGTTTAGTAGTTATAGGCAAATTGTGGAATGGCTAGAGCAAGAATGGCACGTCCAAGTCAAATACAAGACAGTTTACAGTTTAGTGTCCTACAAACTAGGGGCAAAATTGAAAGTACCTCGACCCATCAGCTCATCACAAGATGAGCAAGCTATAAACCTTTTTAAGAAAACATCCCCCTTGCCTTGGTAG
- a CDS encoding transposase produces MITARGVKPVVRVQWPRKAFWLYGVVEPTSGWHFCQEYPHLNSENFQKFLDVLSQELGSDMALMQMDQASAHQALALSCPKNIIPIFQLSHSPQLNPMERLWEFIKRQFKGESFSHLDQLRQGVQHELAQLSSEVISSLTSYDFILEALFHQALFCAAS; encoded by the coding sequence GTGATTACGGCTCGTGGTGTTAAACCTGTAGTGAGGGTGCAGTGGCCACGAAAAGCATTTTGGCTTTATGGAGTTGTTGAACCCACCTCTGGATGGCATTTTTGTCAGGAATATCCTCATCTAAACAGTGAGAATTTTCAGAAATTCTTGGATGTCCTATCTCAAGAATTAGGTTCTGATATGGCATTAATGCAGATGGATCAAGCTTCTGCACACCAAGCTTTGGCACTGTCTTGCCCTAAAAATATTATTCCCATTTTTCAACTATCTCACTCTCCTCAACTTAACCCTATGGAGCGATTATGGGAGTTTATTAAACGTCAGTTCAAAGGTGAAAGTTTCTCACATCTCGACCAATTGCGTCAAGGAGTTCAACATGAATTAGCTCAATTATCTTCTGAGGTCATCTCCTCTTTGACCAGTTATGATTTCATCCTTGAAGCTCTGTTTCACCAAGCTTTATTCTGTGCAGCCTCATAG
- a CDS encoding IS66 family transposase — protein sequence MLWELGQIEIGVGTLVGTNEGIDGPVAQSIHSLKQWIKQTQPHIPGDETPWVVKGVKRWLWIFANSDFPLFDGSDTPCPGELESIVGSSYSGVLSSDDFTAYKGYPVTAQQKCQAHLPYPVTSRH from the coding sequence TTGTTGTGGGAACTGGGTCAAATAGAAATTGGAGTGGGAACATTAGTAGGTACCAATGAAGGAATAGATGGTCCAGTGGCTCAAAGTATTCATAGCCTCAAACAGTGGATAAAACAAACCCAGCCTCATATCCCTGGGGATGAAACACCCTGGGTAGTCAAAGGAGTGAAAAGATGGTTATGGATTTTTGCCAATAGTGACTTCCCTTTATTTGATGGGTCTGATACTCCTTGTCCTGGCGAATTAGAATCTATTGTGGGTTCAAGTTACTCTGGTGTACTCAGTTCTGATGACTTTACTGCCTATAAGGGTTATCCGGTCACAGCTCAACAGAAATGTCAGGCACATCTACCCTACCCCGTCACTTCAAGACACTAA
- a CDS encoding helix-turn-helix domain-containing protein, with protein sequence MARPFNLEVQESAEYLSKSLKNARTALDKERLQMLWWIKTEQVTQHQEVSRRLGRDGSTITGWLQRYGKGGLSSL encoded by the coding sequence ATGGCACGCCCTTTCAATCTAGAAGTTCAAGAAAGTGCTGAGTATTTGTCAAAAAGCCTGAAAAATGCGCGGACAGCATTAGACAAAGAACGTTTACAAATGCTGTGGTGGATAAAAACAGAACAAGTAACCCAGCATCAAGAAGTGAGCCGAAGATTGGGCAGAGATGGGTCAACAATAACAGGATGGTTACAAAGGTATGGAAAAGGAGGACTATCTTCTCTTTGA
- a CDS encoding C4-dicarboxylate ABC transporter, protein MIYLLNIFIYLLTPLGGVLSYCSLLRIAFDPIFGALLFLQCLFSLHMFVFMLPCIFCLRNFPL, encoded by the coding sequence ATGATTTATCTCTTGAATATCTTCATTTATCTGTTGACTCCTCTGGGCGGTGTTCTTTCTTATTGCTCCTTATTGAGAATAGCTTTTGATCCTATTTTTGGTGCTTTACTGTTTCTCCAATGCCTTTTTTCACTGCATATGTTTGTTTTTATGCTCCCTTGCATTTTTTGTCTCCGTAATTTCCCTCTGTAG